Proteins from one Ipomoea triloba cultivar NCNSP0323 chromosome 1, ASM357664v1 genomic window:
- the LOC115998273 gene encoding protein trichome birefringence-like, whose product MADTAKYAPINGGNLLSELKPHFSFIKTQRTKVCVYACVFVFIAFTIFLAFTPSPAPSSPWFTNVFSLTTAAGDADGSVSDESSGSHFSSIFSYFFPNSSQQAHNFTAPPPYIAPASRSNSSSELPSLSKDPEVAKNKSQGNHKVEILKPSNQSAILSSYGLHNQTQGKVSGDKVGVLNSDSNPFEGQKSPANQTVGSLPKSGSGEKNVTGKGENTIAQKGVLRNFTSSLEKKHYNRSSSGQPVRNGSEDLIKSLLKCDFFDGNWVKDESYPLYKPGSCSLIDEQFNCFLNGRPDNDYFKYRWKPNACTLPRLNATHMLEILRGKRLVFVGDSLNRNMWESLVCILRSSVKDQKKVYEKSGRQYFRGEASYSFVFEEYNCTVEFFVSPFLVQEWEIADKKGHKKETLRLDLVAHSADKYNSADILVFNTGHWWTHEKTSKGEDYYQEGSHVYHELNVVEAFRKALTTWGRWVDSHINPAKTFVLFRGYSASHFSGGQWNSGGACDHEVEPIKNETYLTPYPPKMEVLERVLKGMKTRVSYLNVTRMTDFRKDGHPSMYRKQYLSEEERKSPLRYQDCSHWCLPGVPDYWNELLYAELLVKQYQKQQQSRS is encoded by the exons ATGGCTGATACTGCAAAGTATGCTCCCATCAATGGCGGAAATTTACTTTCAGAACTGAAACCCCATTTCTCTTTCATCAAAACCCAGAGAACCAAGGTTTGTGTCTACGCCTGTGTCTTTGTTTTCATCGCTTTCACCATTTTCTTGGCCTTTACTCCTTCCCCAGCCCCCTCTTCTCCTTGGTTCACCAATGTATTTTCTTTAACTACCGCCGCCGGCGACGCTGATGGGAGTGTATCCGATGAGTCTTCTGGATCTCATTtctcttccattttttcttacTTTTTCCCCAATTCTTCCCAGCAAGCCCACAACTTTACTGCTCCTCCCCCTTATATTGCCCCAGCATCTCGGAGTAACAGTTCCTCCGAATTGCCCAGTTTGAGTAAAGACCCGGAAGTCGCGAAAAATAAGTCTCAGGGTAATCATAAAGTTGAAATCTTGAAGCCATCGAATCAGAGCGCTATTCTGTCTTCTTATGGGTTGCATAATCAGACTCAGGGTAAAGTTTCCGGTGATAAAGTTGGAGTCTTGAACTCAGATTCGAACCCATTTGAGGGTCAAAAGTCTCCGGCGAATCAGACGGTGGGTTCACTGCCAAAATCTGGTTCCGGGGAGAAGAATGTGACTGGTAAGGGAGAGAACACAATTGCACAGAAAGGGGTGCTGAGGAACTTCACTTCTTCTTTAGAGAAGAAGCACTATAACAGGTCAAGTTCAGGTCAGCCGGTGAGAAATGGAAGTGAAGATTTGATTAAATCTTTGTTGAAGTGTGATTTCTTTGATGGGAATTGGGTGAAGGATGAGTCTTACCCTCTGTACAAGCCTGGATCTTGCTCTCTCATTGATGAACAATTCAACTGCTTTCTCAATGGCAGGCCTGATAATGATTACTTTAAGTACAGATGGAAACCCAATGCTTGTACCCTCCCAAG ATTGAATGCCACTCATATGCTGGAAATATTGAGGGGGAAGAGATTAGTATTTGTTGGTGATTCTCTGAATAGGAATATGTGGGAATCTCTTGTCTGCATTCTCAGAAGCTCTGTAAAAGATCAGAAGAAAGTTTATGAAAAATCTGGTAGACAATATTTCCGGGGAGAAGCTTCGTACTCATTTGTATTTGAA GAATATAACTGTACAGTGGAGTTCTTTGTGTCTCCATTCTTGGTTCAAGAATGGGAGATAGCAGATAAGAAGGGGCATAAGAAGGAAACGCTTCGACTTGATTTGGTTGCACATTCTGCAGATAAATATAATAGTGCAGACATTTTGGTTTTCAACACAGGCCACTGGTGGACTCACGAGAAGACTTCGAAAGG GGAGGATTATTATCAAGAAGGCAGTCATGTGTACCATGAACTGAATGTTGTTGAGGCGTTTCGCAAAGCTTTAACGACATGGGGGAGATGGGTTGATTCCCATATAAACCCTGCAAAAACATTTGTGCTCTTCAGAGGCTATTCGGCTTCTCATTTCAG TGGTGGTCAGTGGAACTCTGGCGGGGCGTGTGACCACGAGGTCGAGCCAATTAAGAACGAGACTTACTTAACCCCGTACCCACCCAAGATGGAAGTCTTGGAACGAGTACTGAAGGGGATGAAGACTCGAGTGTCTTACCTTAATGTCACGAGAATGACTGATTTCCGAAAGGACGGTCACCCGTCAATGTACCGGAAACAATATTTGTCCGAGGAGGAGCGGAAATCGCCATTGCGGTACCAAGATTGCAGCCATTGGTGCCTCCCGGGCGTGCCCGACTACTGGAATGAGCTCTTGTATGCTGAACTTCTTGTAAAGCAATACCAAAAGCAGCAACAAAGCAGGTCATAG